Proteins encoded in a region of the Trypanosoma brucei gambiense DAL972 chromosome 11, complete sequence genome:
- a CDS encoding phospholipid:diacylglycerol acyltransferase-like protein, putative, producing MTYKHMTNHRAAKNNKNGKEKSHKDEPATVGTADASPVSPHMGRSDGVEESPMRHTSQSNNTDNNMRKDVTRSPNGCDCDEGSEIAWKCQSQVERALAMFLFKGTARSSPADDVPVLWDVGCDALVAAKRPVMYLIDFFTRRRVMFVFLVIAVLLGYHNFQEEISSLTDSFVVADADRPGVRFLQNHTMRRKHPVMIIPGFISTALEVWQDVVECTTSQAYSSRFRQRMFGPSMLFLLATDPACYMKLFSLDKGTGFDPPGVKIRPDMGFGAADFFMPGYWVWAKIFVNLADIGYDPQSMGISSYDWRLSPRGIHRRDGYYYHLKNYLMYLYHKNEERVVIVSHSYGSLVVVDFLRWADEHEAGWTNKHVANWINIGGTTMGVSKTVSALLSGEAKDTLALPGTARAILENYFSRNLRTETFRTWSCQAAMLPSGCEGVHPQILRLHNGTVLPPKEAIRLLTRRLNESGHVAVVKQAREVLGRFGKRPNLPKAPNTTVFCLYGVDRKTEIGYVLGEDEAVDDTYNEGEHIVNGVINGDGDGTVPLLSLGYMCRAKNGWKRDVGRVITREHKHSSGSSMNLRGGSSSGDHVDILGNHELVWTILKVVSGNAEEGELSDRIYSNIDEKIEQSGDCLLMEGQ from the coding sequence ATGACTTACAAACATATGACAAACCACCGTGCAgcgaaaaataacaaaaatggcAAGGAAAAGTCACATAAAGACGAACCCGCCACAGTTGGAACTGCAGACGCGTCACCGGTGAGCCCCCACATGGGGCGAAGTGACGGAGTCGAGGAAAGCCCCATGAGGCACACGTCACAGTCCAACAACACAGATAACAATATGCGAAAAGACGTAACAAGGAGCCCCAACGGGTGCGACTGTGATGAAGGGTCTGAAATAGCATGGAAATGCCAGTCACAAGTAGAACGAGCACTAGCGATGTTCCTCTTCAAGGGAACTGCCAGGAGCTCACCGGCCGATGACGTGCCTGTCCTTTGGGATGTGGGTTGTGATGCGCTGGTGGCGGCAAAAAGGCCTGTAATGTATCTGATTGATTTCTTCACGCGCCGTCGGGTGATGTTCGTCTTCTTAGTGATTGCCGTTCTACTCGGGTACCACAACTTCCAGGAGGAAATTTCGTCTCTGACGGACTCATTTGTTGTGGCGGACGCCGATCGGCCAGGAGTCAGGTTTTTGCAAAACCACACTATGCGTCGAAAGCATCCCGTTATGATTATTCCGGGTTTCATTTCGACAGCGCTCGAGGTGTGGCAGGACGTCGTTGAGTGTACGACCTCCCAGGCATATTCATCGAGATTTCGCCAGCGTATGTTTGGTCCATCcatgttgtttcttcttgccACAGACCCAGCGTGTTATATGAAGCTCTTTTCGCTGGACAAGGGCACAGGCTTCGACCCGCCAGGGGTAAAAATCCGACCTGATATGGGTTTCGGCGCCGCAGACTTTTTTATGCCGGGGTATTGGGTGTGGGCCAAGATCTTCGTGAACCTTGCTGATATTGGCTATGATCCGCAGAGCATGGGCATATCTAGTTATGACTGGAGGTTATCGCCGCGCGGAATCCACCGCCGTGATGGATACTATTATCACTTGAAAAATTATCTGATGTATCTCTACCATAAAAACGAGGAGCgagttgttattgtttcccaCAGCTATGGTAGTCTCGTTGTTGTGGATTTTTTACGCTGGGCTGACGAGCACGAGGCAGGGTGGACGAACAAGCACGTTGCTAATTGGATTAACATCGGCGGAACGACGATGGGAGTTTCCAAAACCGTCTCGGCGCTTCTGTCAGGTGAGGCCAAAGATACCCTTGCGCTACCGGGCACTGCACGGGCGATCCTGGAGAATTATTTTTCCCGTAACCTCCGTACGGAAACGTTTCGCACGTGGTCGTGCCAGGCTGCCATGCTTCCCAGTGGCTGCGAGGGGGTGCACCCACAGATATTGAGGCTTCACAACGGTACGGTTCTACCACCGAAGGAAGCCATCCGACTACTTACAAGGCGGCTGAATGAAAGCGGCCATGTTGCGGTTGTGAAACAAGCACGTGAGGTGTTGGGCCGGTTCGGGAAGCGACCCAACTTGCCCAAAGCACCCAACACGACagttttttgtctttatgGCGTAGACAGGAAGACGGAGATCGGATATGTTTTGGGCGAGGACGAGGCAGTGGATGACACCTACAACGAAGGGGAGCATATTGTTAATGGGGTGATTAATGGGGATGGAGATGGAACTGTGCCGCTTTTGTCTTTGGGGTACATGTGTCGTGCAAAAAATGGGTGGAAACGTGACgttggccgcgttatcacaCGGGAACATAAACACAGCTCGGGATCGTCGATGAATCTCCGCGGGGGATCGTCAAGTGGAGATCACGTTGACATTCTCGGAAACCACGAACTTGTGTGGACGATTCTCAAAGTGGTGTCGGGGAACGCGGAGGAAGGGGAATTGAGCGATCGCATCTACTCAAATATAGACGAGAAAATTGAACAGTCAGGAGATTGTCTTTTAATGGAAGGCCAGTGA
- a CDS encoding elongation factor 1 gamma, putative: MSLTLWFQPHHENARNLKLLVVAAFANVPVTVKACEYGRENETEEYRRNCSPCCRYPVLQTEDGCIFESNAIVRHIARLDKSGSFLYGRTPFEGSQVDMWLDFAATELDTAAKPFGLNIYRGVPIPADAMDSVHEVFGGLETWLETRTFLVGERLTVADICVAFALQFHYRANAAEGEALTKKYRNVYRLYNTVMQQPKTVEVLKSQGATFGPVKAKKAEQQAPKAEKAPKPAPKDDDDDDVPKEKKKPNPLDELPPSPFVLDAFKREYSNNDTRTVAAPYFFQNYDAAGYTSFWCRYKYNEDNKMQFMTANLVRGWFQRMEHTRKYAFGVALIIGEEKKHDIVALWVFRGKGMPEIVKDVEDTELFDWEEIPDVSAQRERITDYLCWEGPTIPKPVLEGRVFK; the protein is encoded by the coding sequence ATGTCTCTCACACTCTGGTTTCAGCCACACCACGAAAACGCCCGCAACCTCAAGCTACTGGTGGTTGCTGCCTTTGCAAACGTTCCTGTGACGGTGAAGGCGTGTGAATatgggcgagagaacgagacGGAGGAGTATCGCCGCAACTGCAGTCCGTGCTGCCGCTACCCTGTGCTCCAGACGGAGGACGGATGTATCTTCGAGTCAAACGCGATCGTCCGACACATCGCACGACTTGACAAAAGCGGCAGTTTTCTGTACGGCCGCACACCCTTTGAGGGCAGCCAGGTGGACATGTGGTTGGATTTCGCCGCAACGGAACTCGATACTGCCGCAAAGCCATTTGGTTTAAACATATACCGCGGTGTGCCCATCCCAGCCGATGCGATGGATTCCGTGCACGAGGTGTTTGGTGGCCTTGAGACATGGCTGGAGACGCGCACATTCCTGGTTGGTGAGCGTTTGACCGTCGCAGACATCTGCGTCGCGTTTGCCCTTCAATTTCACTACCGTGCGAATGCTGCGGAGGGTGAAGCCCTGACAAAGAAGTACAGGAATGTCTACCGATTGTACAACACGGTGATGCAACAACCCAAGACAGTGGAGGTACTAAAATCCCAGGGTGCAACTTTCGGGCCAGTGAAGGCTAAAAAGGCAGAGCAGCAAGCACCTAAGGCGGAGAAGGCTCCCAAGCCCGCTCCgaaggatgatgatgatgatgatgtcccgaaggaaaagaagaagccgAACCCGCTGGACGAGCTCCCACCGAGCCCATTTGTTCTGGATGCATTCAAGCGCGAGTACAGCAACAACGACACACGCACGGTGGCGGCACCATACTTCTTCCAAAACTACGACGCGGCTGGGTACACATCGTTCTGGTGTCGCTACAAGTACAACGAAGACAACAAGATGCAATTCATGACAGCGAACCTCGTGCGTGGGTGGTTTCAGCGCATGGAGCACACACGCAAGTACGCGTTTGGGGTTGCCCTAATCATcggggaagagaagaagcacGACATCGTTGCGTTGTGGGTGTTCCGGGGTAAGGGTATGCCGGAGATCGTGAAAGATGTGGAAGACACGGAGTTGTTTGACTGGGAAGAGATCCCCGACGTGAGCGCCCAAAGGGAACGAATTACAGACTACCTGTGCTGGGAGGGTCCGACCATTCCGAAACCCGTTCTTGAGGGCCGCGTCTTTAAATAG
- a CDS encoding eukaryotic translation initiation factor 2 gamma,putative: protein MSENDIADFTIDETTLSSDPTRDCGLAAQNLSAMDLDKMSVETFEVMSRQATINIGTIGHVAHGKSTVVKALSGVKTQKYHREAVMNITIHLGYANAKVFRCDSCPVPAAYHAFPSSQPDKTGCPTCGAPLTLKRHFSFVDCPGHDVLMATMLNGAAIMDAALLLIAANEPFPQPQTLEHLKAVEIMKLRNLIILQNKIDLVGEVHAQDQYHKIRDYIDSTIGLSAPIIPISAQLKRNVDYLLEYLCRMPLPTRQLNCPARMTVVRSFDINKPGEVDIETLRGGVAGGTVIQGVLRVNQIVEIRPGQVHTQTGGTFSCTPLRTRALTLKAEDNSLQYAIPGGLIAVGTTLDPTLTRQDKMVGHMIGEEGSLPQVYAEIEVQYYLFSEMVGQSKQRDRNAKRVQKLNVQETLQINVGTLTAGATVVSITKSPDIAKLTLVTPVCCTMDEQIAISRLVEKNFRLIGWGTIRRGVPVKLN from the coding sequence ATGAGCGAGAATGACATTGCCGACTTTACAATCGATGAGACGACGCTCTCTAGCGACCCGACACGCGACTGCGGGCTCGCTGCGCAGAACCTCTCGGCGATGGATCTCGATAAGATGAGCGTGGAGACCTTTGAAGTGATGTCGCGTCAGGCCACAATCAACATCGGTACAATCGGTCACGTCGCTCACGGTAAGTCAACTGTTGTGAAGGCGCTCAGCGGAGTCAAGACTCAGAAGTACCACCGCGAGGCTGTGATGAATATCACAATTCACCTTGGCTATGCCAACGCAAAGGTGTTCCGCTGTGACTCATGCCCCGTTCCCGCTGCCTATCATGCCTTCCCCTCCTCGCAGCCGGACAAAACTGGCTGCCCAACCTGTGGAGCCCCGCTGACGCTGAAACGCCACTTCTCCTTCGTTGACTGTCCAGGACACGACGTGCTGATGGCGACAATGCTTAACGGTGCCGCCATCATGGACGCTGCGCTCCTACTCATTGCCGCAAACGAGCCATTCCCACAACCGCAGACACTTGAGCACCTCAAAGCAGTTGAGATTATGAAGCTGCGAAACCTGATTAtccttcaaaacaaaattgACCTTGTTGGAGAAGTCCACGCACAGGATCAGTACCATAAGATACGCGACTACATTGACAGCACCATTGGGCTCAGTGCTCCTATCATTCCCATATCCGCACAACTGAAGCGCAATGTGGATTATTTGCTGGAGTACCTGTGCCGTATGCCCCTTCCCACGCGTCAGCTTAATTGTCCCGCACGGATGACGGTGGTGCGCTCCTTCGACATTAACAAGCCGGGTGAGGTGGATATAGAGACTCTGCGAGGCGGTGTGGCAGGGGGTACCGTGATTCAAGGTGTTCTTCGTGTGAATCAAATTGTTGAGATTCGGCCAGGACAggtgcacacacaaacgggaGGAACATTCAGCTGTACACCTCTGCGAACCCGGGCGTTAACGTTGAAGGCAGAGGACAACTCGCTGCAATACGCAATACCAGGTGGTCTTATCGCCGTGGGGACCACGCTTGACCCCACACTGACGCGTCAGGACAAAATGGTTGGACATATGATTGGAGAGGAAGGTTCGTTGCCGCAGGTGTACGCGGAGATTGAGGTGCAATATTATTTATTCTCCGAGATGGTTGGCCAGAGTAAGCAGCGAGATCGCAACGCGAAGCGCGTGCAGAAGTTGAATGTGCAGGAGACACTTCAGATCAATGTGGGCACCCTGACGGCGGGAGCCACAGTAGTAAGCATTACAAAGAGTCCCGATATTGCGAAGCTCACTCTAGTTACGCCGGTGTGCTGCACTATGGATGAGCAGATCGCAATTTCACGTCTGGTAGAAAAGAACTTCCGTCTGATTGGGTGGGGCACCATCCGCCGTGGAGTGCCAGTGAAACTGAATTAA
- a CDS encoding guide RNA binding protein, putative has protein sequence MLRRIISQQTTLIRKPLGAALFATSALRLEAASSSDADGKEVGSSGEGNRATGGKWRRPSLAQQRARRAQLPPAFDVVHWNDEDISRGHLLRVLHRDTFVVLDYHRQARMLTEEGNKAERVVSVMLPAVYTARFLAVLEGRSEKVEVHSRYTNATFTPNPAAPYTFTLKCTSTRPAQQKQQVAGEEGDETFEWTVEFDVAESLMLQRFLTQALHYNTGFARTSV, from the coding sequence ATGCTCCGACGTATCATCAGCCAGCAAACGACGCTCATTCGGAAACCACTGGGTGCTGCACTCTTTGCCACATCAGCCCTACGCCTAGAAGCCGCTTCTTCCAGTGATGCTGATGGGAAGGAAGTTGGAAGTAGCGGCGAAGGCAACAGAGCAACTGGAGGAAAGTGGCGCCGACCTTCACTCGCACAACAACGGGCTCGCCGCGCCCAACTCCCGCCTGCTTTTGATGTTGTTCATTGGAATGATGAAGATATCAGCAGAGGCCATCTATTGCGAGTACTTCATCGTGATACATTTGTTGTCCTTGATTACCATCGCCAGGCACGTATGTTGACAGAAGAAGGTAATAAGGCagagcgtgttgtttctgtgATGTTGCCAGCGGTTTACACCGCACGTTTTCTGGCTGTGCTGGAGGGGCGTTCAGAAAAGGTGGAAGTTCACTCACGTTATACTAACGCCACCTTCACACCGAATCCTGCAGCACCATACACATTTACGCTCAAGTGCACATCAACGAGGCCCGcccaacaaaagcaacaggtAGCGGGTGAAGAAGGCGATGAGACATTTGAGTGGACTGTAGAGTTTGATGTGGCAGAATCTCTTATGTTGCAGCGATTCCTCACACAAGCTCTGCATTACAACACCGGCTTCGCTCGCACATCTGTGTAG
- a CDS encoding inner membrane preprotein translocase Tim17,putative has translation MTTLLDPQPQIDPSQKAMMVLKDSTITPAAMNVVGGYVMGFGFSLFGAMISAESTTQRMGTADFFRYSLKTAHRLGFSFAYFGFLFGGIEVALEKRRGRKDVWNATLSGGLLGGVYGCRYYKAPGLVGGTLGGAAVSLMLERVMDALGLAQR, from the coding sequence ATGACAACACTTCTCGACCCCCAACCTCAAATTGATCCCTCACAGAAGGCAATGATGGTGTTGAAGGACAGCACCATTACCCCAGCTGCTATGAACGTTGTTGGTGGTTACGTAATGGGTTTTggattttccctctttggtGCAATGATTTCAGCCGAATCCACAACGCAGCGGATGGGCACCGCCGACTTCTTCCGTTACAGTTTGAAAACGGCCCACAGACTCGGCTTCAGTTTTGCCTACTTTGGTTTCCTTTTCGGTGGCATTGAGGTTGCGCTTGAGAAGCGACGGGGCCGTAAGGATGTGTGGAATGCTACACTTTCTGGTGGTCTTTTGGGTGGAGTGTACGGCTGTCGTTATTATAAAGCTCCCGGGCTTGTGGGTGGTACGTTAGGTGgtgcagccgtttctttgatGCTTGAACGTGTTATGGATGCATTGGGGTTGGCTCAAcgctaa
- a CDS encoding RNA polymerase subunit, putative yields MSLFHSYVMRDVVEVEPVYLPDGEVKRQRNTTGEGSPDAQAYQCTVDDILMHRLTERYVGRIVPSLGLCVAIHEVAHYTSGIVRGSSASAWFTVQFRVCVFSPTPGARVRATIGAQTREGIFLSLDFFQFVFFVPGDQLIAPSFFDEGNQCWMLRVDDGTDEDAVNPYEKGDEVVVRVDRVIVRDPVDLHRAEGARGSTSNAMGNADGTRSATGGLKDSGREPQVEKWPMEVYGSFVGTGLGPVVWF; encoded by the coding sequence ATGAGCCTTTTCCACAGTTACGTGATGCGAGATGTAGTAGAGGTGGAGCCAGTGTATTTACCCGATGGGGAAGTCAAAAGACAGCGCAATACCACCGGAGAGGGGTCCCCTGACGCACAGGCTTATCAGTGCACGGTTGATGATATTCTTATGCACCGGCTGACGGAGCGGTATGTGGGGAGAATTGTCCCCTCCCTTGGCTTATGTGTGGCTATCCATGAGGTGGCGCACTATACATCCGGTATCGTGCGCGGTTCCTCCGCGTCTGCTTGGTTTACGGTGCAgttccgtgtgtgtgttttctcgCCTACACCAGGGGCCCGTGTGCGGGCAACGATTGGCGCGCAGACACGTGAAGgtatatttctttctttggatTTTTTTCAGTTCGTGTTCTTTGTGCCGGGTGACCAGCTCATTGCACCGTCCTTCTTTGACGAGGGGAATCAATGTTGGATGCTTCGCGTTGATGATGGCACCGATGAGGATGCAGTTAATCCCTACGAGAAGGGTGATGAAGTGGTTGTACGTGTGGATCGCGTTATTGTGCGGGATCCTGTAGACCTGCATCGCGCAGAAGGGGCGAGAGGCTCGACTTCCAATGCGATGGGTAATGCTGACGGCACCCGCAGTGCAACTGGTGGTCTCAAAGACTCGGGAAGGGAACCACAGGTGGAGAAGTGGCCGATGGAGGTGTACGGCAGTTTTGTGGGAACGGGACTCGGCCCGGTAGTGTGGTTTTGA